In the genome of Kitasatospora cathayae, one region contains:
- a CDS encoding peptidoglycan-binding domain-containing protein, translating into MKRIPALVAAMFAALLAAVLVAPAAQAASWPTVHNGDSGTNVTTVQYLLNAHGAGLSVDGAFGPGTEGKVRNFQQSAGLNPVDGIVGPDTWSKLIVTVRNGDNGDAVKALQVQLNAHGAGLSVDGAFGPGTDAKVRNFQQSAGLNPVDGIVGPATWGALLGGGGSTGGSGSDTLSQSQAAAMLSSAGITWSSSGNCSDRNNSSCTSFDGIRRATVDGAINLKHAVGGCPLNITGGTETGHAGGTYSHGNGYKMDFAMMSCLTDYIHGTFTHSGTRGDGADLWTSSSGNIYANEGSHWDVVFMN; encoded by the coding sequence ATGAAGCGCATCCCGGCCCTCGTCGCCGCGATGTTCGCCGCGCTGCTCGCGGCAGTGCTCGTCGCCCCCGCCGCCCAGGCGGCGAGCTGGCCCACCGTCCACAACGGTGACAGCGGCACCAACGTGACCACGGTCCAGTACCTGCTGAACGCCCACGGCGCCGGGCTGTCCGTGGACGGCGCCTTCGGTCCCGGTACCGAGGGCAAGGTGCGCAACTTCCAGCAGTCCGCCGGCCTGAACCCGGTCGACGGCATCGTCGGCCCCGACACCTGGTCCAAGCTGATCGTCACCGTCCGCAACGGCGACAACGGCGACGCCGTCAAGGCGCTCCAGGTCCAGCTGAACGCCCACGGCGCCGGGCTGTCCGTGGACGGTGCCTTCGGCCCCGGCACCGACGCCAAGGTGCGCAACTTCCAGCAGTCCGCCGGTCTGAACCCGGTCGACGGCATCGTCGGCCCGGCGACCTGGGGCGCCCTGCTCGGCGGTGGCGGCAGCACCGGTGGCTCCGGCAGCGACACCCTCAGCCAGTCGCAGGCCGCCGCGATGCTCTCGTCCGCCGGGATCACCTGGTCCTCCTCGGGCAACTGCTCCGACCGCAACAACAGCAGCTGCACCTCCTTCGACGGCATCCGCCGCGCCACGGTGGACGGCGCCATCAACCTCAAGCACGCCGTCGGGGGCTGCCCGCTGAACATCACCGGCGGCACCGAGACCGGCCACGCCGGCGGCACCTACAGCCACGGCAACGGCTACAAGATGGACTTCGCCATGATGAGCTGCCTCACCGACTACATCCACGGCACCTTCACCCACAGCGGCACCCGCGGCGACGGCGCCGACCTGTGGACCTCCTCCTCCGGCAACATCTACGCCAACGAGGGCAGCCACTGGGACGTCGTCTTCATGAACTGA
- a CDS encoding alpha/beta hydrolase, whose amino-acid sequence MATYVLIHGAAADAWYWGPLAAELRSRGHEVVAPDLPCDDESAGLAEYADAVVEAIGDRTELVVVAHSFGGFTGPLVCDRVPVDLLVMLQAQVPAPGETPGEWWDNTGYGPARQEADRRRGVPEGTEEDPRSFYLHDTPEPLATDLLANHQRGQAGTPFGTAWPLPAWPNVPTRALLSSGDRFFPAEFMRRVIIERLGFEPDEMPGDHMPMLGHPKELAERLEAYRTAL is encoded by the coding sequence GTGGCAACGTACGTACTGATCCACGGCGCGGCGGCCGACGCGTGGTACTGGGGCCCGCTGGCCGCCGAGTTGCGTTCCCGGGGCCATGAGGTGGTCGCGCCGGACCTGCCGTGCGACGACGAGTCGGCCGGGCTCGCGGAGTACGCGGACGCGGTGGTCGAGGCGATCGGCGACCGGACCGAACTCGTGGTCGTCGCCCACTCGTTCGGTGGATTCACCGGACCACTGGTGTGCGACCGGGTGCCGGTGGACCTGCTGGTGATGCTCCAGGCCCAGGTGCCGGCCCCGGGCGAGACACCGGGTGAGTGGTGGGACAACACGGGGTACGGGCCGGCGCGGCAGGAGGCCGACCGACGCAGGGGCGTTCCCGAGGGGACGGAGGAGGATCCTCGCTCCTTCTACCTGCACGACACCCCGGAGCCGCTCGCGACCGACCTGCTGGCGAACCATCAGCGCGGGCAAGCCGGAACCCCGTTCGGTACGGCATGGCCGCTGCCCGCCTGGCCGAACGTGCCGACCAGGGCCCTGCTGTCGTCCGGCGACCGGTTCTTCCCTGCGGAGTTCATGCGGCGGGTGATCATCGAGCGGCTCGGCTTCGAACCGGACGAGATGCCCGGCGACCACATGCCGATGCTCGGCCACCCGAAGGAACTGGCCGAGCGGTTGGAGGCGTACCGCACCGCGCTGTAG
- a CDS encoding sensor histidine kinase — protein sequence MTSGETVFDFQRQAAQGMLAQKAGQPSNIVYYNLQEERRLSAEALARPGANTDQLRHQRQLTDDAVRQFQTLSGESTEGAPDDVRSAVAEARQAMGKLAEERAAVDKGSVDQQSVFTYYTDLIAVDLRLFTALSHVDAGEVTWVSKTLVNSFWAKEMLAREDAILARGWPSGRLSTADYQQVQQLIGAEDHLFTVQVVPYVPDAEAAGWHDLMNGPAWQAKAAVEQQLTRPAAESNGTVRLPAVQDQWRQGVDQLNPQLVKAIETRTSAIVEVGKGTILDLLTRVVLTAVIGLITVIAVVIASWRISRSLRRRIRELQTQAEEMERTLPEVVDRLGRGEQVDVEAESRAVTAGEHGKGTDEVARLGQALNLARSAALAAAVRQADQHRGFERLLQRIARRTQLLIGRQLRKLDELERKHEDPEVLEGLFDLDHLTARLRRYEENLVIMAGGQPQRRWRKPVPLLDVLRSAQGEVQDYRRIVIDVEGHPWLSERAVGPVAHVLAELMENATTFSKPPTPVEVRAALVGRGLAVEIEDRGLGMDPEQYDAANELMSRPPRTDVLARADDIRLGFHVVARLAALTGLKIEFRPSAFGGTRVVVLVPDELVINGDAGLPDAAPAEPIPLVRRSRRAVRSASDEVPQPIGPVAPPVAPVEAFGHVEGFGNGGNGGALGTGAPVQCVAAAFQDPPYQEQAHKEQRHQGPAYRQPYPPGVPEQPIQHSSPADPPPSYDTAPATPATPAAQQGTGTAPPTPSPAYPDIAYARVTEAEAPYADEQYRPADHYRLAERRRGREYPSAVPVSPVEGGQPPLPQRIRQASLAAELRVPPPARQQWVEPAAEQPAGGPFQQPAAPGNGRAQHGRAENGRPESGRPVRRSGATIGAFQRQSRAARAQDSGEDPLPAPATPPALPALPAGPPASASDPSPWALPAAEPRTTRTDEQ from the coding sequence GTGACCAGCGGCGAGACCGTCTTCGACTTCCAGCGCCAGGCCGCCCAGGGCATGCTCGCCCAGAAGGCCGGGCAGCCGTCCAACATCGTCTACTACAACCTCCAGGAGGAGCGCCGGCTCAGCGCCGAGGCGCTCGCCCGACCCGGCGCCAACACCGACCAGCTACGCCACCAGCGGCAGTTGACCGACGACGCCGTCCGCCAGTTCCAGACCCTGTCCGGGGAGAGCACCGAGGGCGCCCCGGACGACGTCCGCAGCGCCGTCGCCGAGGCCCGGCAGGCGATGGGCAAGCTCGCCGAGGAACGCGCCGCCGTCGACAAGGGCTCGGTCGACCAGCAGAGCGTCTTCACCTACTACACCGACCTGATCGCCGTCGACCTGCGGCTGTTCACCGCGCTCAGCCACGTCGACGCCGGCGAGGTCACCTGGGTGTCCAAGACCCTGGTCAACTCCTTCTGGGCCAAGGAGATGCTGGCCCGCGAGGACGCCATCCTGGCCCGCGGCTGGCCCAGCGGCCGGCTCAGCACCGCCGACTACCAGCAGGTCCAGCAACTGATCGGCGCCGAGGACCACCTCTTCACCGTCCAGGTCGTCCCGTACGTCCCCGACGCCGAGGCGGCCGGCTGGCACGACCTGATGAACGGCCCCGCCTGGCAGGCCAAGGCCGCCGTCGAACAGCAACTCACCCGACCCGCCGCCGAGTCCAACGGCACCGTCAGACTGCCCGCCGTCCAGGACCAGTGGCGCCAGGGCGTCGACCAGCTCAACCCCCAGCTGGTCAAGGCGATCGAGACCCGCACCAGCGCCATCGTCGAGGTCGGCAAGGGCACCATCCTCGACCTGCTCACCCGCGTCGTGCTGACCGCCGTCATCGGCCTGATCACCGTCATCGCCGTCGTCATCGCCTCCTGGCGGATCAGCCGCTCGCTGCGCCGCCGGATCAGGGAACTCCAGACCCAGGCCGAGGAGATGGAGCGCACCCTGCCCGAGGTGGTCGACCGCCTCGGCCGCGGCGAACAGGTCGACGTCGAGGCCGAGAGCCGCGCCGTCACCGCCGGTGAGCACGGCAAGGGCACCGACGAAGTCGCCCGCCTCGGCCAGGCCCTCAACCTGGCCCGCTCCGCCGCCCTGGCCGCCGCCGTCCGGCAGGCCGACCAGCACCGCGGCTTCGAACGCCTCCTCCAGCGCATCGCCCGCCGCACCCAGCTGCTGATCGGCCGCCAGCTGCGCAAACTCGACGAGCTGGAGCGCAAGCACGAGGACCCGGAGGTCCTGGAGGGTCTGTTCGACCTCGACCACCTCACCGCCCGCCTGCGCCGTTACGAGGAGAACCTCGTCATCATGGCCGGCGGCCAGCCGCAGCGGCGCTGGCGCAAGCCCGTACCGCTGCTGGACGTGCTGCGCTCCGCCCAGGGCGAGGTGCAGGACTACCGCCGGATCGTGATCGACGTCGAGGGCCACCCGTGGCTCTCCGAGCGGGCCGTCGGGCCGGTCGCCCACGTGCTCGCCGAACTGATGGAGAACGCCACCACCTTCTCCAAGCCGCCCACCCCGGTCGAGGTCCGGGCCGCCCTGGTCGGACGCGGACTCGCGGTCGAGATCGAGGACCGCGGCCTGGGCATGGACCCGGAACAGTACGACGCGGCCAACGAGCTGATGAGCCGCCCGCCGCGCACCGACGTGCTCGCCCGGGCCGACGACATCCGGCTCGGCTTCCACGTGGTCGCCCGGCTCGCCGCGCTGACCGGGCTGAAGATCGAGTTCCGGCCGTCCGCCTTCGGCGGCACCCGGGTGGTCGTGCTCGTACCGGACGAGCTGGTCATCAACGGCGACGCCGGACTCCCGGACGCCGCGCCCGCCGAACCGATCCCGCTGGTCCGGCGCTCGCGCCGGGCGGTTCGCTCCGCCTCCGACGAGGTGCCGCAGCCGATCGGGCCGGTCGCGCCGCCGGTGGCGCCGGTGGAGGCGTTCGGGCACGTCGAGGGCTTCGGGAACGGCGGGAACGGCGGGGCGCTCGGGACCGGCGCGCCGGTCCAGTGCGTCGCCGCGGCGTTCCAGGACCCCCCTTACCAGGAGCAGGCACACAAGGAGCAGCGGCACCAGGGCCCGGCGTACCGGCAGCCGTACCCGCCCGGCGTCCCCGAGCAGCCGATCCAGCACAGCTCCCCCGCCGACCCGCCGCCGTCGTACGACACTGCCCCGGCCACCCCGGCCACCCCGGCCGCCCAGCAGGGCACGGGGACGGCGCCGCCCACCCCCTCCCCGGCCTACCCCGACATCGCCTACGCCCGGGTCACCGAGGCCGAGGCCCCGTACGCCGACGAGCAGTACCGCCCGGCCGACCACTACCGGCTGGCCGAGCGGCGCCGCGGGCGCGAGTACCCCTCCGCCGTACCGGTGAGCCCGGTCGAGGGCGGGCAGCCACCGCTGCCGCAGCGCATCCGGCAGGCCAGCCTCGCCGCCGAGCTGCGGGTGCCGCCGCCGGCCCGGCAGCAGTGGGTCGAACCGGCCGCCGAGCAGCCCGCCGGCGGGCCGTTCCAGCAGCCCGCAGCGCCCGGGAACGGACGGGCCCAGCACGGACGGGCCGAGAACGGACGGCCCGAGAGCGGACGGCCCGTCCGGCGTTCGGGCGCCACCATCGGCGCCTTCCAGCGCCAGTCCCGCGCCGCCCGGGCCCAGGACAGCGGCGAAGACCCGCTGCCCGCCCCCGCCACCCCGCCGGCTCTCCCCGCCCTACCCGCCGGTCCCCCCGCCTCCGCGTCCGACCCCTCCCCCTGGGCCCTGCCGGCCGCGGAACCCCGAACCACACGAACGGATGAGCAGTGA
- a CDS encoding YbaK/EbsC family protein, protein MSSPLPARSIAVAEALAAAGVTGEIVVLPDSARTAAEAAAALGCEVGAIANSLVFSCDGEPLLVMTSGAHRVDTAYLSARLGVGEITRASAAQVREATGQAIGGVAPTGHPAPLRTVVDTALEQYQVLWAAAGHPHTVVPMSYEELLRVTGGAPSAVVPTG, encoded by the coding sequence ATGAGTTCACCCCTTCCCGCACGAAGCATCGCGGTCGCCGAGGCGCTGGCGGCGGCCGGCGTCACCGGTGAGATCGTCGTCCTTCCCGACTCCGCCCGGACGGCCGCCGAGGCCGCCGCCGCCCTCGGCTGCGAGGTCGGGGCGATCGCCAACAGCCTGGTGTTCAGCTGCGACGGCGAACCGCTGCTGGTGATGACCAGCGGCGCCCACCGGGTCGACACCGCCTACCTGTCCGCACGGTTGGGCGTCGGCGAGATCACCCGAGCCTCCGCCGCCCAGGTCCGCGAGGCCACCGGCCAGGCCATCGGCGGCGTCGCCCCCACCGGCCACCCGGCGCCGCTGCGCACCGTCGTCGACACCGCGCTGGAGCAGTACCAGGTGCTGTGGGCGGCGGCCGGGCACCCGCACACCGTCGTGCCGATGTCGTACGAGGAACTGCTGCGGGTCACCGGCGGCGCGCCGAGCGCCGTCGTGCCGACCGGCTGA
- a CDS encoding roadblock/LC7 domain-containing protein, translating to MNRTTATHQDLDWLLDGLVDSVPGTRNAVLLSDDGLVVSHSRTIERADAERLAAVATGQQSLARGVGQLFDGGPVHQVIVELAECWLFVIAAAQGTHLAVVASQEVDAEVMSVAMHTLVQQVGQKLTTPARTEGAPASFDAFATRNRG from the coding sequence ATGAACCGCACGACCGCCACCCACCAGGACCTGGACTGGCTGCTGGACGGACTCGTCGACTCGGTGCCCGGGACCCGCAACGCCGTCCTGCTCTCCGACGACGGCCTCGTGGTCAGCCACTCCCGCACCATCGAGCGGGCCGACGCCGAGCGCCTCGCCGCCGTGGCCACCGGTCAGCAGTCGCTCGCCCGGGGCGTCGGCCAGCTGTTCGACGGCGGGCCGGTGCACCAGGTGATCGTCGAGCTCGCCGAGTGCTGGCTGTTCGTCATCGCCGCCGCCCAGGGCACCCACCTGGCCGTGGTCGCCTCCCAGGAGGTGGACGCCGAGGTGATGTCCGTCGCCATGCACACCCTGGTGCAGCAGGTCGGCCAGAAGCTCACCACCCCCGCCCGCACCGAGGGCGCACCCGCGTCCTTCGACGCGTTCGCCACCCGGAACCGGGGCTGA
- a CDS encoding NAD-dependent epimerase/dehydratase family protein — MDVCVIGGSRYFGRRLVEELRDAGGTVTVVNRGSSPAPHGVTHLRADRDDEAALRTVLADRRFDAVIDQVCYTPVQAAIAARVFADRTPRYVLTSTVEVYAHLGRPGGPPLTEAALDLSAEPVDLRLPWSDQQFVADHYAEGKRQAEALLTRQASFDVATVRTAHVLGGADFTGRLAHYVERIGRGLPVAVHAAPQRASFVHEAEIAHFLSWAATADFTGPINAASQGTLDAKELCAAVGRVTGTSPRLVVGDDGQQPSPFSFDRCYAMDTGRSGRLGFRFSAVTDWLPQAIKEAHA; from the coding sequence TGTGCGTGATCGGCGGGAGCCGCTACTTCGGCAGGCGGCTGGTCGAGGAACTCCGGGACGCGGGCGGGACGGTGACCGTCGTCAACCGCGGCTCGTCCCCCGCCCCGCACGGCGTGACCCACCTGCGCGCCGACCGCGACGACGAGGCCGCCCTGCGCACCGTGCTCGCCGACCGGCGCTTCGACGCCGTCATCGACCAGGTCTGCTACACGCCCGTCCAGGCCGCGATCGCCGCCCGGGTGTTCGCCGACCGCACCCCGCGCTACGTGCTCACCTCCACCGTCGAGGTCTACGCCCACCTCGGCCGGCCCGGCGGTCCGCCCCTCACGGAGGCGGCGCTCGACCTGTCGGCGGAGCCGGTGGACCTGCGACTCCCCTGGAGTGACCAGCAGTTCGTCGCGGACCACTACGCCGAGGGCAAGCGCCAGGCGGAGGCACTGCTCACCCGGCAGGCGTCCTTCGACGTCGCCACCGTCCGGACGGCGCACGTCCTCGGCGGCGCCGACTTCACCGGACGGCTGGCCCACTACGTCGAGCGGATCGGACGCGGCCTGCCGGTCGCCGTCCATGCCGCACCACAGCGCGCGTCCTTCGTCCACGAGGCGGAGATCGCCCACTTCCTGTCCTGGGCCGCGACGGCGGACTTCACCGGGCCGATCAACGCGGCCAGCCAAGGAACCCTGGACGCAAAGGAGTTGTGCGCGGCCGTGGGCCGGGTGACCGGCACCTCGCCCCGGCTGGTCGTCGGAGACGACGGGCAGCAGCCCTCGCCGTTCTCCTTCGACCGCTGCTACGCGATGGACACCGGCCGGTCGGGCCGTCTCGGCTTCCGCTTCTCCGCCGTCACCGACTGGCTGCCCCAGGCCATCAAGGAGGCCCACGCATGA
- a CDS encoding peptidoglycan-binding domain-containing protein: MLKSSMIKRAAVVVASAGLALVTLSGTASANSTAGDISMGDTGVGVKCVQMALNDSNVNAGLKVDGIFGQHTKDAVMQFQRTNNAKWGWSLDVDGIVGHNTGSALMEIIVHNEHDWGNTCWENMPS, encoded by the coding sequence ATGCTCAAGTCATCGATGATCAAGCGCGCCGCAGTGGTGGTGGCCTCCGCCGGGCTGGCGCTCGTCACCCTGAGCGGTACGGCCAGCGCCAACTCGACGGCCGGCGACATCTCCATGGGCGACACCGGAGTCGGCGTCAAGTGCGTCCAGATGGCGCTGAACGACTCGAACGTGAACGCCGGCCTCAAGGTCGACGGCATCTTCGGCCAGCACACCAAGGACGCCGTGATGCAGTTCCAGCGGACGAACAACGCCAAGTGGGGCTGGTCGCTCGACGTCGACGGCATCGTCGGCCACAACACCGGCTCCGCGCTGATGGAGATCATCGTCCACAACGAGCACGACTGGGGCAACACGTGCTGGGAGAACATGCCCTCCTGA
- a CDS encoding LysE family translocator, translated as MTVSSAIASFAVVAGMLTIMPGLDTALVLRSAITLGRRRAFATALGILCGVLVWGVAAAVGATAVLTASHLLYDALRVAGAGYLAWLGIGMVRRTLKERGRPTAGDADGAAATANTETTWARSWARGLGTSLLNPKNGVFYMAILPQFIPAGAPHLLMGVVLAAVHDLEGLIWFSALIFGTQLVRRWLNRASVQRAIDAITGTVLVGFGIKLALADN; from the coding sequence ATGACCGTTTCCTCCGCCATCGCCTCTTTCGCCGTCGTCGCCGGCATGCTGACCATCATGCCGGGGCTGGACACCGCCCTGGTGCTGCGCTCCGCCATCACCCTCGGCAGGCGGCGGGCGTTCGCGACGGCGTTGGGGATCCTCTGCGGAGTGCTCGTGTGGGGGGTGGCCGCCGCGGTCGGCGCCACGGCGGTGCTCACGGCCTCCCATCTGCTGTACGACGCGCTGCGCGTGGCCGGTGCCGGGTACCTGGCGTGGCTGGGGATCGGCATGGTCCGCCGGACGTTGAAGGAGCGCGGCCGGCCCACCGCGGGGGATGCGGACGGCGCGGCCGCAACCGCGAACACGGAGACGACGTGGGCGCGGTCCTGGGCCCGCGGGCTGGGCACCAGCCTGCTGAACCCGAAGAACGGCGTCTTCTACATGGCGATACTGCCCCAGTTCATCCCTGCCGGCGCCCCGCACCTGCTGATGGGGGTCGTCCTGGCGGCCGTGCACGACCTGGAGGGCCTGATCTGGTTCAGCGCGCTGATATTCGGCACCCAGCTGGTCCGCCGATGGCTGAACCGTGCCTCGGTGCAGCGGGCCATCGACGCGATCACCGGCACGGTGCTGGTCGGCTTCGGCATCAAGCTGGCGCTCGCGGACAACTGA
- a CDS encoding aldo/keto reductase: MTPDQATRATAATRTIGGRTVSAIGLGAMPLSVEGRPDEEQAIATVHAALDAGVTLIDTADSYHWHADEVGHNERLIARALAAHGGADGVLVATKGGRGRPGDGSWTVCGDPRHLRRAAQASATRLGVEAIDLYQLHKPDPAVPFAESVGALRDLADAGTIRMVGLSNVDGEQIRAAREILGERLVAVQNRFSPAHTATRDTLDLCTELGLAFLPWSPLGGISRSAVDAPDSDTPSTDTPFHALARTRGVSPQQICLAWHLAQSPAALPIPGARRPTSIRDSAAAAELTLSTEELAELHL; encoded by the coding sequence ATGACCCCCGACCAGGCCACTCGGGCAACTGCCGCCACCCGCACGATCGGTGGCCGCACCGTCAGCGCCATCGGCCTCGGCGCTATGCCGCTGTCCGTCGAGGGCAGGCCCGACGAGGAACAGGCGATCGCCACCGTCCACGCCGCCCTCGACGCGGGCGTGACGCTGATCGACACCGCCGACTCCTACCACTGGCACGCGGACGAAGTCGGCCACAACGAGCGCCTGATCGCCCGCGCGTTGGCCGCTCACGGCGGCGCGGACGGCGTCCTGGTGGCGACCAAGGGCGGCCGGGGCCGCCCCGGCGACGGCAGCTGGACGGTCTGCGGCGACCCGCGCCACCTGCGCCGCGCCGCCCAGGCCTCGGCCACCCGGCTCGGCGTCGAGGCGATCGACCTCTACCAGCTGCACAAGCCCGACCCGGCCGTCCCGTTCGCCGAATCCGTCGGCGCGCTGCGCGACCTGGCCGACGCGGGCACAATCCGGATGGTCGGACTGTCCAACGTCGACGGCGAGCAGATCCGCGCCGCACGGGAGATCCTCGGCGAGCGCCTGGTCGCCGTGCAGAACCGTTTCTCCCCCGCCCACACCGCCACCCGCGACACCCTCGACCTGTGCACCGAACTCGGCCTCGCCTTCCTTCCCTGGAGCCCCCTCGGCGGCATCTCCCGCAGCGCCGTCGACGCCCCGGACAGCGACACCCCCTCGACGGACACCCCCTTCCACGCCCTGGCCCGCACCCGAGGCGTCAGCCCGCAACAGATCTGCCTCGCCTGGCACCTGGCCCAGTCCCCGGCCGCCCTCCCGATCCCCGGCGCCCGCCGACCCACCTCCATCCGCGACTCGGCAGCGGCAGCCGAGCTCACGCTGTCGACGGAGGAACTGGCCGAACTACACCTGTAG
- a CDS encoding class I SAM-dependent methyltransferase yields the protein MMELDSLPATRDAYDAVAERYAQQFTDSLRDRPLERALLAAFAESVRAGGEGEVADLGCGPGYVTAHLRGLGLDAFGIDASPAMIRLAREANPDLRFEVGSMAALDIEDGVLGGVLSRFSIIHTPPQELPAVVGEFARVLAPGGQLLISCYATDDPAVPAQSFDHTVVTAYRWSPDHLAGLLRDVGVTEVARVLCEPKPTDRRQFQELQLLAARNHCPDQ from the coding sequence ATGATGGAACTGGACTCCCTCCCCGCGACCCGCGACGCCTACGACGCCGTCGCCGAGCGCTACGCCCAGCAGTTCACCGACTCCCTGCGCGACCGGCCGCTGGAGCGGGCCCTGCTCGCGGCGTTCGCCGAGTCGGTGCGCGCGGGCGGCGAGGGCGAGGTCGCGGACCTGGGGTGCGGGCCGGGGTATGTCACCGCTCATCTACGGGGGTTGGGGCTGGACGCCTTCGGCATCGACGCGTCGCCTGCGATGATCCGGCTGGCCCGGGAGGCCAACCCGGATCTGCGGTTCGAGGTGGGTTCGATGGCCGCGCTCGACATCGAGGACGGCGTGCTGGGCGGGGTGCTTTCGCGGTTCTCGATCATCCACACCCCGCCGCAGGAACTCCCGGCAGTGGTCGGGGAGTTCGCCCGGGTCCTGGCCCCCGGAGGCCAGTTGCTGATCAGCTGCTACGCCACCGACGACCCCGCGGTCCCGGCGCAGTCCTTCGACCACACGGTGGTGACGGCCTACCGCTGGTCGCCCGACCACCTGGCGGGGCTACTGCGCGACGTCGGCGTGACCGAGGTCGCCCGGGTGCTGTGCGAGCCGAAGCCCACCGACAGGCGGCAGTTCCAGGAGCTGCAATTGCTGGCCGCCAGGAACCACTGCCCTGACCAGTAG
- a CDS encoding DUF742 domain-containing protein → MVRPYTITRGRTAPERDDLTLITVLTTAEAEADAALARGSRAGARGLQPEHRLILDRCRRPAAVAEVAAGLDLPVSVTKILLGDLIAQGLLKARAPLSVARAAGGVDLGLLTAVREGLRRL, encoded by the coding sequence ATGGTGCGCCCGTACACCATCACCCGCGGCCGGACCGCGCCCGAGCGCGACGACCTCACCCTCATCACCGTGCTCACCACGGCCGAGGCGGAGGCCGACGCGGCCCTGGCGCGGGGCAGCCGCGCCGGTGCCCGCGGCCTCCAGCCCGAGCACCGGCTGATCCTCGACCGCTGCCGGCGCCCGGCCGCCGTCGCCGAGGTGGCGGCCGGCCTGGACCTCCCGGTCTCGGTCACCAAGATCCTGCTGGGCGACCTCATCGCCCAGGGCCTGCTGAAGGCCCGGGCACCGCTCTCGGTGGCCCGGGCCGCCGGGGGCGTCGACCTCGGCCTGCTCACGGCCGTACGCGAAGGACTCCGGAGACTCTGA
- a CDS encoding SDR family NAD(P)-dependent oxidoreductase gives MSSAPSITPWNVHRPPRADGRVFLVTGGNAGIGYFVAEQLAATGATVVLGSRNPAKAGEAMASIRARVTGARVRAVRLDLADLSSLTTVADSLGVDRLDAVVHNAGVALDDPPRQETVDGHELMFGTNHLGHFALTRWLMPLLSAAPAARVVTMGSFAAKSERLDLDDLQSRKDYRPKRTYGRSKLAQMSFGLELDRRLRAAGSPVASVVVHPGGALDALTPSRPPIHVRTTAARLSAAPAALLIQGKHAGAWPAVRAVLDPAVRGGQLWGPRAFGLRGEPRREAMWNHLADTTLAAGLWDASRDLTGVDPGALLG, from the coding sequence GTGTCGTCCGCCCCCTCCATCACGCCCTGGAATGTCCACCGGCCGCCGCGCGCCGATGGCCGCGTCTTCCTCGTCACCGGCGGCAACGCCGGGATCGGGTACTTCGTCGCGGAGCAGCTGGCGGCCACCGGAGCGACCGTCGTGCTCGGCAGCCGGAACCCCGCGAAGGCCGGGGAGGCCATGGCTTCGATCCGTGCGCGTGTCACCGGCGCGCGGGTGCGGGCCGTCCGGCTGGACCTCGCCGACCTCTCCTCGCTGACAACGGTCGCCGACTCACTGGGGGTGGACCGCCTCGACGCGGTGGTCCACAACGCCGGTGTCGCGCTCGATGACCCGCCGCGCCAGGAGACCGTGGACGGTCACGAGCTCATGTTCGGCACGAACCACCTCGGGCACTTCGCGCTGACCCGATGGCTGATGCCGCTGTTGTCGGCCGCTCCGGCGGCCCGCGTCGTGACCATGGGCAGTTTCGCGGCGAAGTCCGAGCGCCTCGATCTGGACGACCTGCAGTCCCGGAAGGACTACCGGCCCAAGCGCACCTATGGGCGCTCCAAGCTGGCACAGATGTCCTTCGGCCTCGAACTCGACCGCCGCCTCCGCGCGGCCGGCAGCCCGGTGGCGAGCGTGGTGGTCCACCCCGGCGGCGCGCTGGACGCCCTCACCCCTTCACGGCCGCCGATCCACGTGCGGACGACCGCCGCGCGGCTGAGCGCGGCACCTGCGGCCCTTCTCATCCAGGGCAAGCACGCCGGCGCATGGCCCGCCGTACGGGCGGTACTCGACCCGGCCGTGCGCGGCGGCCAGCTGTGGGGCCCGCGTGCCTTCGGACTGCGCGGCGAGCCCCGACGTGAAGCGATGTGGAACCACCTCGCCGACACGACCCTCGCGGCAGGCTTGTGGGACGCCAGCCGCGACCTGACCGGCGTCGACCCCGGCGCCCTCCTCGGATAG